The Bos taurus isolate L1 Dominette 01449 registration number 42190680 breed Hereford chromosome 18, ARS-UCD2.0, whole genome shotgun sequence nucleotide sequence CCGGCATTGGCCGGcttagtcttaaccactggaccactagggaagtcccgaAATTTTTTTTGTAAGTCTATTTTAATGGACTgaaatttttaattgattgaattGGAAAAAGTCACAGATGGCTGCCGACCCCCACAGCAGatatagcagcccactccaggtgGTTCTTTAAAGAGGGCTGGGAGGGAGAGGCCACAGTGGAGACCTCAGCCCCCCACACCGCCCCTCTTCTCTCCCTCGACCCCCCAGTCATCTGGGCAGGCGTCTGGGCTGTGGGATTCTGCTTCCTGGCCAACCAGTGGCACCGTTCGCCGCCCAGATACTTCCTCCTAGGGAGCAACAGCGCCAAGGCCGCCAtcaccttctctttcttctccatccTCGTCTGGGTGAGGAGGGCCCCCGTCCCACCCCTACTCCCCCAGCAGGGCAGGGCGGGACGGTGTGGGTTAACAGGGCAAGAACCTACCTGCTCTCAAAGCTCACCCAGGCCTCCGCAAGCCCCTTCTGTGTCTTGGGCAAATGGGGAAGAAGGCCCCCCACCTTCTTCCCGGCAGACAAAGCCCAGCTTCAGGGAGTGCTGCCCgcggccccctccccagcccgccCCAGCCAGTCTCCAGCTCACCCTCCTCTGCCCGCAGATATTCCAGGCCTACCTGGCCTTCCAGGAGCTCCGAAATGATGCCCCGGTCCCCTACAAGCGCTCCCTGGATGAGGGCGGCGTGGTCCtgacctccctctccccaccgtCCGCCGCCAGCCCGGTCAACACGCCCACCACCGGCCCCCACGGCCCGAGCTACGCCAGCTCCTCCCTGTCCCCCTATCTGAGCACCCCGAAGGCCCCCCGCCTCGCCATGATGCCCGACAACTAGAGAGCCTCCTCTACACCAATAAAGACAGAATCCTCCCTCCAGAAGGGTTTCGGAAAACAGCCCTTTTCCTCTCACGTCTGTTCCTCTCCGGTCCCTCGGGCGGCCAGGGGTCTCCTTGAGAGGAGGGTGTCTCTGCGGCAGGTCCcatttccatcccacctcccGGACTCTCCATCCgagtgtcacttttttttttaagttttttttgtatttgtttgctccaggtcttagttgcgacatgtgagatctttagttgcgcGTGGGAGCTCTGAGTTTTGgtgtgtgagatctagttccctgacttggGAACGAACCCAGGCTCTCGGTGCCGGGAGCGTGGACTCTTAGCCATTGgccccccagggaagtcccttgggtgCCCTCTTGACAGCTACGGACGGTGATGGGAGGGAAAGGAAACCCTTCTTTTGGGCCTGCGCACAGTGAGCCCTTTACCGCTCGCACTGGCCacgggagggaggcaggaggtgcCCCGCTGTCCAGCCGAGGAAGCTCAAGTTCACAGACAAGATGCTTCCACCGCTGGAGAGGGCGCCAAGGAGAACCAGGGCGAACACTCAGGCCCCCCCCAAGCTGTCCAGCGAGGGCCCACACTCTTTAACTCACCCCAGTGACAAGATACCAACTCCTCAGCTCAAAACCATGCTGAGTGAGGACTAAAGGATGACAAGTCCCTGACCTACATCAGAGGAGATACTcgtcttcaaatatttgaaagcttgtttggggagaaaggaaggaatccTCTAGAACCCCAAAGCTTCTCAGGGTCTGTGCTCGGGTCACAAGACTCAGCAGGTGACTCCAATGGGTAAAGCACCCATGAAGGGAGTGGTGGGGGCCAGGAAGGGGCAGCCTTCACTCAGCACCCAGCGTTCAGCACAGTGGCCCAGGATGTCTAGGGCAGTGctgtccaggacttccctgggtgtcCAGCCATTAGGCCTGTGttgccactgcagggggcatgggtttgatccctggtcagggaactaagatcccacaagcagcagggcagccaaaaaaaaaaatagaacagtgCTGTCCAAAAGAAGTCAAATTTGAGCCTTGGTGTCAGGGAAATGGGGCATTTAAATTTGTCCCCTGGCCACAGGGTGAGAAGTTGAATGAGACAAGTGAaatgaatatacattttatttaacccacctggtggctcagatggtaaagaatctgcctgcaatcgggagacccaggttcgatccctaggttgggaagaccctctggagaagaaaatggcaacccactccagtattcttgcctggacaattgtgtagacagaggagcctggcaggctacagtccatagggttgcaaagagctggacacaactgagcaactaacacacatatccaaaatattatcatttcaacatatcATCAGTATAAAGTCACTAGCCAGATAGCTTACATTCTCGGGCATTGAGTTCTTTAAATCCTTCATGTATCTTACACAGACAGCACACCCTGACGTGGGGCCACCAATTTCAAGCACTAACGGTCACCGTATTGAACGGTGTAGCTCTAGAACCTTCTGGTATTTCtagaacaactggacatccatttatttttatgtaggaTAGGTTGgcaatgaatacaaaaacaaaggAAGTTTAATGTTATGCCAGCAAAACCAAACACACCCACACAAGGGCCATGGTGGCGGCAGAGGGCTCACTTACAGATTGGGCAAAGGGATGTGAGTTGTGGGGAGTCCAACATGGACTCCGTGGTCCCCGTTTTTTTGTTTCATGCATGGCAGTGCTCAGTGCTAGGGGTGCAGAAATAAACAGGCTGTGGTCCCTATGGGCACTTGGAGGAAGAAGCAACCGTGCAGAGGGCAGGCTTCCGGCATGAGAAACAGAAGGAACCCCCAAGCTCTGGTCCTCACCCTGTCACTGGCTGAATCACCTTGGACGGGTCACTTAATGTCTCTGGGCCCGCGCTGGGCTGGCTGTCAAACCAGAGCCTCGGACCGGATTTAGATCAATGG carries:
- the SYNGR4 gene encoding synaptogyrin-4 (The RefSeq protein has 1 substitution compared to this genomic sequence), which codes for MHIPESLQDLADSEAVQFLKRPKAITRIFAGVFSLIVFSSLLTDGYQNKTDNSELHCVLNSNSTACSIAVGAGLLAFLSSLAFLALDAHEVRLASTRFKTAFQLLDLILAVIWAGVWAVGFCFLANQWHRSPPRYFLLGSNSAKAAITFSFFSILVWIFQAYLAFQELRNDAPVPYKRSLDEGGVVLTSLSPPSAASPVNTPTTGPHGPSYASSSLSPYLSTPKAPRLAMMPDN
- the SYNGR4 gene encoding synaptogyrin-4 isoform X1, whose protein sequence is MHIPESLQDLADSEAVQFLKRPKAITRIFAGVFSLIVFSSLLTDGYQNKTDNSELHCVLNSNSTACSFAVGAGLLAFLSSLAFLALDAHEVRLASTRFKTAFQLLDLILAVIWAGVWAVGFCFLANQWHRSPPRYFLLGSNSAKAAITFSFFSILVWIFQAYLAFQELRNDAPVPYKRSLDEGGVVLTSLSPPSAASPVNTPTTGPHGPSYASSSLSPYLSTPKAPRLAMMPDN